In one window of Agromyces badenianii DNA:
- a CDS encoding DEAD/DEAH box helicase, giving the protein MSTAIPFGPQPGTSAAEHLSPSFPERAAWGTASKLRAWQAEALEQYLDELPRDFLAAATPGAGKTTFALRLAAELRARRIIDRITVVAPTDHLKRQWADAAARAGIRLDPGFRNAHGSSSRHFHGVAVTYAQVAMRPALHRELTLSGKTLVILDEVHHGGDALSWGDAIREAFDRAEKRLSLTGTPFRSDTAPIPFVQYEPDAHGVRLSKTDYDYGYGRALADGVVRPVLFMVYAGHMRWRTKAGDEMEAKLGEDNTKDITSSAWRTALEPSGEWIPAVLAAADRRLTEVRHGIPDAGGLVIATDQTVARAYAQILEQICGEKVTIVLSDEKEASARIEEFSANTSRWMVAVRMVSEGVDVPRLAVGVYATSASTPLFFAQAIGRFVRARRRGETASVFLPNVPGLMALASQLELERDHALDRRSGEGDDDGLDDSLLESANREERASEEAGLGTWEAIGSDASFDRVLYDGTEFGTLAEPGSDEEYDFIGIPGILEPEQVSELLRHRQARQARRAGERRKHVVAEENPEPVALYRTLKEQRSLLNSLVGLWARHTGEAHSQVHAELRRVCGGPAVAQATVTQLQARIEFLRKRLGSR; this is encoded by the coding sequence GTGAGCACTGCGATCCCTTTCGGCCCCCAACCGGGCACGTCGGCCGCCGAGCACCTCTCACCGTCGTTCCCGGAGCGTGCAGCGTGGGGCACGGCTTCGAAGCTGCGCGCCTGGCAGGCCGAGGCCCTCGAGCAATACCTCGACGAGTTGCCGCGCGACTTCCTCGCGGCCGCCACGCCCGGCGCCGGCAAGACGACGTTCGCCCTGCGGCTCGCAGCCGAGTTGCGGGCGCGGCGCATCATCGACCGCATCACGGTGGTGGCACCCACCGACCACCTCAAGCGGCAATGGGCCGATGCCGCGGCGCGCGCCGGCATCCGTCTCGATCCGGGGTTCCGCAACGCCCACGGCAGCAGCTCGCGGCACTTCCACGGCGTTGCGGTCACCTACGCGCAGGTGGCCATGCGCCCGGCGCTGCACCGCGAGCTGACCCTCTCGGGCAAGACGCTCGTGATCCTCGACGAGGTGCACCACGGCGGTGACGCCCTCTCGTGGGGCGATGCGATCCGCGAGGCGTTCGATCGCGCCGAGAAGCGGCTCTCGCTCACCGGCACGCCGTTCCGGTCCGACACCGCGCCCATCCCGTTCGTGCAGTACGAGCCCGACGCGCACGGCGTGCGGTTGTCGAAGACCGACTACGACTACGGCTACGGCCGAGCTCTCGCCGACGGCGTCGTGCGCCCGGTGCTCTTCATGGTCTACGCGGGCCACATGCGCTGGCGCACGAAGGCCGGCGACGAGATGGAGGCCAAGCTCGGCGAAGACAACACGAAAGACATCACCTCCTCGGCCTGGCGCACGGCCCTCGAGCCGAGCGGCGAGTGGATCCCGGCGGTGCTCGCCGCTGCCGATCGCCGGCTCACCGAGGTGCGCCACGGCATCCCCGACGCCGGCGGGCTCGTCATCGCCACCGACCAGACCGTCGCACGGGCGTATGCCCAGATCCTCGAGCAGATCTGCGGCGAGAAGGTCACGATCGTGCTCTCCGACGAGAAGGAGGCGAGCGCGCGCATCGAGGAGTTCTCGGCGAACACGAGCCGGTGGATGGTCGCGGTGCGCATGGTCTCCGAGGGCGTCGACGTGCCGCGGCTCGCGGTGGGCGTCTACGCCACGAGTGCGTCGACGCCGCTCTTCTTCGCCCAGGCCATCGGCCGCTTCGTGCGGGCACGGCGCCGCGGTGAGACGGCATCGGTCTTCCTGCCCAATGTGCCGGGCCTCATGGCGCTCGCCTCGCAGCTCGAACTCGAACGCGATCACGCGCTCGACCGGCGCAGCGGCGAGGGCGACGACGACGGCCTCGACGACAGCCTGCTCGAGTCGGCCAACCGCGAGGAGCGCGCCTCCGAAGAGGCGGGTCTCGGCACCTGGGAGGCGATCGGCTCGGATGCCTCGTTCGATCGCGTGCTCTACGACGGCACCGAGTTCGGCACCCTCGCCGAGCCCGGCAGCGACGAGGAGTACGACTTCATCGGCATCCCCGGCATCCTCGAACCCGAGCAGGTCTCCGAGCTGCTGCGGCACCGTCAGGCGCGTCAGGCGCGGCGGGCAGGGGAGCGGCGCAAGCACGTCGTCGCAGAGGAGAACCCCGAACCGGTCGCGCTGTACCGCACGCTGAAAGAGCAGCGCTCGCTGCTCAACAGCCTCGTCGGGCTGTGGGCGCGTCACACGGGTGAAGCCCACTCGCAGGTGCACGCCGAGCTGCGCCGCGTGTGCGGCGGCCCGGCTGTCGCGCAGGCCACCGTGACGCAGCTGCAGGCGCGCATCGAGTTCCTGCGCAAGCGACTCGGCAGTCGCTGA
- a CDS encoding SGNH/GDSL hydrolase family protein — MVTQQHPWSRYVALGDSFTEGIGDPEPSAPGGHRGWADRVAEVLAQGTEDLAYANLAVRGKLIQQIIDEQVEPALALRPDLITISAGGNDVIRPRTDPDEIASRFEYAVERLSRDHATIVIFTGVDVGFSPVFRGIRGKVAIYNENLRAIAAKYDCIVADQWALTAIQDQRMWAPDRLHLNALGHHTVARMVLSALNVENTLEPLKPEPLHSGTWRQARVEDFSWAREYLVPWVVRRIRHQSSGDLISAKRPDAGPYALPD; from the coding sequence ATGGTCACGCAGCAGCATCCCTGGTCGCGCTACGTCGCCCTCGGCGACTCGTTCACGGAAGGCATCGGCGATCCCGAGCCGTCCGCGCCCGGCGGGCACCGCGGCTGGGCCGACCGTGTGGCCGAGGTGCTCGCCCAGGGCACCGAAGACTTGGCGTACGCGAACCTCGCGGTGCGCGGCAAGCTCATCCAGCAGATCATCGACGAGCAGGTCGAGCCTGCGCTCGCCCTGCGGCCCGACCTCATCACCATCTCGGCCGGCGGCAACGACGTGATCCGCCCGCGCACCGACCCCGACGAGATCGCCTCGCGCTTCGAGTACGCCGTCGAGCGGCTCTCCCGTGATCACGCGACGATCGTGATCTTCACCGGCGTCGATGTCGGCTTCTCGCCGGTCTTCCGCGGCATCCGGGGCAAGGTGGCGATCTACAACGAGAACCTTCGCGCGATCGCCGCGAAGTACGACTGCATCGTCGCCGACCAGTGGGCGCTCACCGCGATCCAGGACCAGCGCATGTGGGCGCCCGACCGGCTGCACCTGAACGCGCTCGGCCACCACACCGTCGCCCGCATGGTGCTGAGCGCCCTGAACGTCGAGAACACCCTCGAGCCCCTGAAGCCTGAGCCGCTGCATTCTGGCACCTGGCGCCAGGCCCGGGTCGAAGACTTCTCGTGGGCTCGCGAGTACCTCGTGCCGTGGGTGGTGCGCCGCATCCGGCATCAGTCCTCAGGAGACCTCATCAGCGCCAAGCGGCCGGATGCCGGGCCGTACGCCCTGCCCGACTGA
- a CDS encoding D-alanyl-D-alanine carboxypeptidase family protein, translating into MTDVDASQARARVYRRRRIVVFSALAVVIALVTTGGVYTANALGAAVPAAAPQVIDPEPVAAAPQPLALPGFGSYAVGAVGFDGLVAAGNESAPMAMASLTKVVTALVVLEAHPIAAGEGGPGIEYTEADVDIYWDQVAQNSSVAPVAAGSTLTLRESLEAMLLPSGGNYSISIANWAFGSVDAYLERARAWAAEQGLAETQLADTSGLSLDNVSTATDLVRLGQIALADPTVAEIVAKPTADLPEVGTVKNSNKLLGTHGVDGIKTGTTDDAANLLFSADVPVGGSSVTLVGVLLGGETHAVLNEAIAALLDSIAPGFHEVVPLEANQVLAEYTTPWGESARARAADGASVVVWSDTPVDVEVRAEPVTLAARGEEVGTAVVHVGAQEISVPLVLDRAIEDPGAWWRLSNPGALG; encoded by the coding sequence GTGACTGACGTCGATGCGAGCCAGGCGAGGGCGCGGGTGTACCGGCGCCGGCGCATCGTCGTCTTCAGCGCCCTCGCGGTCGTGATCGCCCTCGTCACGACGGGCGGCGTCTACACCGCGAACGCGCTCGGCGCCGCGGTGCCGGCCGCCGCGCCGCAGGTCATCGACCCCGAGCCGGTTGCGGCGGCCCCGCAGCCGCTCGCGCTGCCCGGCTTCGGCAGCTACGCCGTGGGCGCGGTCGGGTTCGACGGGCTCGTCGCCGCCGGCAACGAGTCTGCGCCCATGGCGATGGCGAGCCTGACCAAGGTCGTCACAGCGCTCGTCGTGCTCGAGGCGCATCCGATCGCCGCGGGCGAGGGCGGACCCGGGATCGAGTACACCGAGGCCGACGTCGACATCTACTGGGACCAGGTCGCCCAGAACTCGTCAGTGGCGCCGGTGGCCGCCGGCAGCACGCTGACCCTGCGGGAGAGCCTCGAGGCCATGCTGCTGCCGTCGGGCGGCAACTACTCGATCTCCATCGCGAACTGGGCGTTCGGTTCGGTCGACGCGTATCTCGAGCGTGCCCGGGCCTGGGCCGCCGAACAGGGGCTCGCAGAGACGCAGCTCGCCGATACCAGCGGACTCTCGCTCGACAACGTGAGCACCGCGACCGACCTCGTGCGGCTCGGCCAAATCGCCCTCGCAGATCCGACGGTCGCCGAGATCGTCGCGAAGCCCACCGCAGACCTCCCCGAGGTCGGCACGGTCAAGAACTCGAACAAGCTGCTCGGCACCCACGGTGTCGACGGCATCAAGACCGGCACGACCGACGACGCCGCGAACCTGCTCTTCTCGGCCGACGTGCCGGTCGGCGGTTCGAGCGTCACGCTCGTCGGTGTGCTGCTCGGCGGCGAGACCCATGCCGTGCTCAACGAGGCGATCGCGGCACTGCTCGACTCGATCGCGCCGGGATTCCACGAGGTCGTGCCGCTCGAGGCGAACCAGGTGCTCGCCGAGTACACGACCCCGTGGGGCGAATCCGCACGGGCACGGGCCGCCGACGGGGCATCCGTCGTCGTCTGGAGCGATACCCCCGTGGATGTCGAGGTGCGGGCGGAGCCCGTGACGCTCGCGGCTCGCGGCGAGGAGGTCGGCACCGCCGTCGTGCACGTCGGCGCCCAGGAGATCAGTGTGCCGCTCGTGCTCGACAGGGCGATCGAGGACCCGGGCGCGTGGTGGCGGCTCTCGAATCCGGGCGCGCTCGGCTGA
- a CDS encoding TrmH family RNA methyltransferase: MHIERVRDAASDAVADYARLTDVALRSANEPEQGLYIAESAKVIRRAIGAGHRPRSVLMEEKWLAGLEPVLAPFDIPVHLADPDQLEEITGYRVHRGALAAFERPVLADPADLLSHARRVVVLEDIVDHTNVGAIFRSVAALGADAVLVSPRCADPLYRRSVRVSMGTVFQVPWTRLPEWPEAARMLRAHDFTIAALALADDAISLPALAADPPERLALVFGAEGDGLSRSALESADRVVTIPMRHGVDSLNVAAAAAVVLYAVALDEEVAGD; the protein is encoded by the coding sequence ATGCACATCGAACGAGTCCGCGACGCGGCATCCGATGCGGTGGCCGACTACGCACGGCTCACCGACGTCGCGCTGCGCAGCGCCAACGAGCCCGAGCAGGGCCTCTACATCGCCGAGTCCGCCAAGGTCATCCGCCGGGCCATCGGCGCGGGCCATCGCCCGCGCTCGGTGCTCATGGAGGAGAAGTGGCTCGCGGGGCTCGAGCCGGTGCTCGCGCCGTTCGACATCCCGGTGCACCTCGCCGACCCCGATCAACTCGAGGAGATCACCGGGTACCGCGTGCATCGCGGCGCGCTCGCGGCGTTCGAGCGCCCAGTGCTCGCCGACCCCGCCGACCTCCTCTCACATGCACGACGCGTCGTCGTGCTCGAGGACATCGTCGACCACACGAACGTCGGGGCGATCTTCCGAAGCGTCGCCGCGCTCGGCGCCGACGCGGTGCTCGTGAGCCCGCGCTGCGCCGACCCGCTCTACCGCCGCAGCGTGCGCGTGAGCATGGGCACGGTGTTCCAGGTGCCGTGGACCCGCCTGCCCGAGTGGCCGGAGGCGGCCCGGATGCTCCGCGCCCACGACTTCACGATCGCGGCGCTCGCCCTCGCCGACGACGCGATCTCGCTGCCCGCCCTGGCGGCCGACCCGCCCGAGCGCCTGGCACTCGTCTTCGGCGCGGAGGGCGACGGGCTCAGTCGCAGTGCGCTCGAATCCGCCGACCGCGTCGTGACGATTCCGATGCGGCACGGGGTCGACTCGCTGAACGTCGCCGCGGCCGCCGCAGTCGTGCTCTACGCGGTCGCACTCGACGAGGAGGTCGCCGGTGACTGA
- a CDS encoding NAD-dependent protein deacetylase: MVSTGIEAPSAADERVAEAIELLRGARVAVLTGAGVSTDSGIPDYRGEGAPVRTPMTVQTFLASERARKRYWAGSHLGWRSFGSAVPNRGHLALAELEARGIVDGVITQNVDGLHRRAGNQHVIELHGSMDRVLCITCGQHYARQSIAERLEALNPEIDLETAIRPAPDGDVVVDDVDAMVIPSCTVCGGILKPDVVFFGEFVPADTFQAAASLVRGADVLLVAGSSLVVNSGMRLIEQARRKRLPIVVVNRGITKGDSRAAVKIDAGTSETLTAFAAALDS; the protein is encoded by the coding sequence ATGGTGAGCACAGGCATCGAAGCTCCGTCGGCAGCCGATGAGCGGGTCGCCGAGGCGATCGAACTGCTCCGCGGTGCTCGCGTGGCCGTGCTCACGGGCGCCGGCGTCAGCACCGATTCCGGGATCCCCGACTACCGCGGCGAGGGTGCTCCGGTGCGCACGCCGATGACCGTGCAGACCTTCCTAGCCTCCGAGCGTGCGCGGAAGCGCTACTGGGCGGGCAGCCACCTCGGCTGGCGCAGCTTCGGCAGCGCTGTGCCGAACCGGGGGCACCTCGCCCTCGCCGAACTCGAGGCCCGAGGCATCGTCGACGGCGTGATCACGCAGAACGTCGACGGCCTGCATCGCCGGGCCGGCAATCAGCACGTCATCGAACTGCACGGCAGCATGGACCGCGTGCTGTGCATCACGTGCGGTCAGCACTACGCACGCCAGTCGATCGCCGAGCGGCTCGAAGCCCTGAACCCCGAGATCGACCTGGAGACGGCGATCCGGCCGGCTCCCGACGGCGATGTCGTGGTCGACGACGTCGACGCGATGGTGATCCCGTCGTGCACCGTCTGCGGCGGCATCCTGAAACCCGATGTCGTCTTCTTCGGCGAGTTCGTGCCCGCAGACACCTTCCAGGCCGCCGCGTCGCTCGTGCGCGGCGCCGACGTGCTGCTCGTGGCCGGTTCCTCGCTCGTGGTGAACTCCGGCATGCGCCTCATCGAGCAGGCCCGCCGAAAGCGCCTGCCGATCGTCGTCGTGAACCGCGGCATCACGAAGGGCGACAGCCGGGCAGCGGTCAAGATCGACGCGGGCACCAGCGAGACGCTCACCGCCTTCGCGGCCGCGCTCGATTCGTGA
- a CDS encoding histidine phosphatase family protein, with amino-acid sequence MTDAPTDATPTAPVLIALVRHGETDWNRERRIQGATDIPLNETGRRQAELTAARLGTERWDAVYGTPLSRASETAQIIARHLELPEPQLVAALAERRHGVLEGHDHAGRAALEARAATIEGLEPRSAVIERATAALAEIAGAHPGGSVIVVSHGGVIHSLMLHLSGWTLPGAGYAIANGSVHLVRFAAGVLELVEPEALTGTEA; translated from the coding sequence ATGACGGATGCCCCGACCGACGCCACTCCCACCGCACCGGTGCTCATCGCCCTCGTGCGGCACGGCGAGACCGACTGGAACCGCGAACGACGCATCCAGGGCGCGACCGACATCCCGCTGAACGAAACCGGGCGTCGGCAGGCCGAGCTGACGGCCGCGCGCCTCGGCACTGAGCGCTGGGACGCCGTCTACGGCACGCCCCTCTCGCGTGCCTCGGAGACCGCGCAGATCATCGCCCGGCACCTCGAGCTGCCCGAGCCGCAGCTCGTCGCCGCGCTCGCCGAGCGCCGCCACGGCGTGCTCGAGGGCCACGACCACGCCGGACGCGCTGCCCTCGAGGCGCGAGCCGCGACCATCGAGGGGCTGGAGCCCCGATCGGCCGTCATCGAACGGGCGACCGCCGCGCTCGCGGAGATCGCCGGCGCGCATCCCGGCGGCTCCGTCATCGTCGTCTCGCACGGCGGCGTCATCCACTCGCTCATGCTCCACCTGAGCGGCTGGACGCTGCCCGGCGCCGGCTACGCGATCGCCAACGGCTCGGTGCACCTCGTGCGATTCGCGGCCGGCGTGCTCGAACTCGTCGAGCCCGAGGCGCTCACGGGTACCGAAGCCTGA
- a CDS encoding glycosyltransferase family 4 protein: MRIIVDCRYTRIGQHDGISRFTAGIVTELGKRHPLTMLVSDHRQLDMLPDLPWQLVSSPTSIREPLVALQVKRLRPDVVFTPMQTMGSWGRDYKLLLTVHDLIYYENRTPPRDLPAPVRLLWRLFHLAWWPQRLLLNRADQVVTVSETTAGLIHEHHLTDRPVTVVPNAADDLGAPSLPRVRPEGHRLVYMGSYMPYKNVDTLVRAVAALPDHELHLMSRISRDERARLTRLAPQARLVFHDGATDAAYAELLSGATALVHASKAEGFGIPLVEAMRLGTPVVVSDIPIFREIGGEAAVYFDPENPESLVAALWSLERAGEWERRSELSVGVTARYNWAASAERLLTLMRATVAGEGRRRRRRGR, from the coding sequence GTGAGGATCATCGTCGATTGCCGGTACACCCGCATCGGGCAGCACGACGGCATCAGCCGATTCACCGCGGGCATCGTCACCGAACTCGGCAAGCGGCATCCGCTCACCATGCTGGTCAGCGACCATCGCCAGCTCGACATGCTGCCCGACCTGCCGTGGCAGCTCGTGAGTTCGCCCACGAGCATCCGTGAGCCCCTCGTGGCGCTGCAGGTCAAGCGGCTGCGACCCGACGTCGTCTTCACGCCCATGCAGACGATGGGCTCCTGGGGCCGCGACTACAAGCTGCTGCTCACGGTGCACGACCTCATCTACTACGAGAACCGCACGCCGCCGCGCGACCTGCCGGCGCCCGTGCGCCTGCTCTGGCGGCTCTTCCACCTCGCCTGGTGGCCCCAGCGCCTGCTGCTGAACCGCGCCGACCAGGTGGTCACCGTCTCCGAGACCACTGCGGGGCTCATCCACGAGCATCACCTCACCGACCGGCCGGTCACGGTCGTGCCGAACGCCGCCGACGATCTCGGTGCGCCGTCGCTGCCCCGGGTGCGGCCCGAGGGGCACCGGCTCGTCTACATGGGCTCCTACATGCCGTACAAGAACGTCGACACGCTCGTGCGAGCGGTCGCAGCACTGCCCGACCACGAGCTGCATCTCATGAGCCGCATCAGCCGAGACGAGCGGGCGCGGCTCACGCGGCTCGCCCCGCAGGCGCGACTCGTCTTCCACGACGGCGCAACGGATGCCGCGTACGCCGAGTTGCTCTCAGGGGCGACCGCGCTCGTGCACGCCTCGAAGGCCGAGGGCTTCGGCATCCCGCTCGTCGAGGCCATGCGGCTCGGCACACCGGTCGTCGTCAGCGACATCCCGATCTTCCGCGAGATCGGCGGCGAGGCCGCGGTCTACTTCGACCCGGAGAATCCCGAGTCGCTCGTCGCGGCGCTGTGGTCGCTCGAGCGAGCGGGGGAGTGGGAGCGTCGTTCGGAGCTCTCCGTCGGCGTCACCGCCCGCTACAACTGGGCGGCGTCGGCCGAGCGTCTCCTGACGCTCATGCGGGCGACGGTCGCCGGCGAGGGGCGCCGCCGCCGTCGTCGCGGCCGCTGA
- a CDS encoding alpha/beta fold hydrolase codes for MMITSPYAEQLARIPVRAHRVDVAGTQTAWWEYGEADAPVLVLVHGFRGDHHGLEPVVAQLPGFRIVSPDLPGFGESATFADRPHDIAAYAEWLGGFIDAVGITGPYSLLGHSFGSIVSAAAVAGGLAPERLVLVNPIGAPALEGPRGIMTRLAVLYYRAAAALPERAGFALLRNGAIVRVMSVTMAKTRSKSLRRFIHDQHDRYFSAFGDRDAVLEAFRASVSNDVSQYAADIAVPTLLVAAERDDVTPLAAQHRLVTLFPDATLEVIPEVGHLIHYETPGDAAARILRFLRAGARA; via the coding sequence ATGATGATCACCTCCCCGTACGCCGAGCAGCTCGCTCGCATCCCGGTGCGGGCGCACCGCGTCGACGTCGCCGGCACCCAGACCGCCTGGTGGGAGTACGGCGAAGCGGATGCCCCGGTGCTGGTGCTCGTGCACGGCTTCCGCGGCGACCACCACGGCCTCGAGCCCGTCGTCGCCCAGCTGCCCGGGTTCCGCATCGTCTCGCCCGACCTTCCGGGCTTCGGCGAGTCGGCGACGTTCGCCGACCGCCCGCACGACATCGCGGCGTACGCCGAGTGGCTCGGCGGGTTCATCGACGCCGTCGGCATCACGGGGCCGTACTCGCTGCTCGGCCACTCGTTCGGGTCGATCGTGTCTGCAGCGGCCGTCGCCGGCGGGCTCGCCCCCGAGCGCCTCGTGCTCGTCAATCCCATCGGCGCTCCGGCGCTCGAGGGGCCACGCGGCATCATGACCCGCCTCGCCGTGCTCTACTACCGCGCCGCAGCGGCCCTTCCCGAGCGTGCCGGCTTCGCCCTGCTCCGGAACGGCGCCATCGTGCGCGTCATGAGCGTGACCATGGCGAAGACGCGGTCGAAGTCGCTCCGCCGGTTCATCCACGACCAGCACGACCGGTACTTCTCCGCATTCGGCGACCGAGACGCGGTGCTCGAGGCGTTCCGCGCCTCCGTGAGCAACGACGTGAGCCAGTACGCCGCCGACATCGCCGTGCCGACGCTGCTCGTCGCCGCCGAGCGCGACGACGTCACCCCGCTCGCGGCGCAGCACCGGCTCGTCACGCTGTTCCCCGACGCGACGCTCGAGGTGATCCCAGAGGTCGGCCACCTCATCCACTACGAGACCCCGGGCGATGCCGCGGCGCGCATCCTGCGGTTCCTCCGCGCCGGAGCGCGCGCGTGA
- a CDS encoding exonuclease domain-containing protein: protein MDLTGAHWADTLAVFDLETTGIDVDTCRIVTAHVGVLGASGEVLERREWLVDPGVEIPTAASLIHGVTTERARAEGQSAPAAVVEIITALTDAAARGLPIVAYNAAYDLTILDREAGRYGLAPLPVPGAVIDPLVIDKAVDRYRRGKRTLSATAEHYGVTLEDAHDAGADAVAAGRVAQAIARAHPELATIAVAELHARQVDWCREQAESYQAWRRANGDAEFTTSGAWPVR from the coding sequence ATGGATCTCACGGGAGCCCACTGGGCCGACACACTCGCCGTCTTCGACCTCGAGACCACCGGCATCGACGTCGACACGTGTCGCATCGTCACCGCCCACGTCGGCGTGCTCGGTGCGTCGGGAGAAGTGCTCGAGCGACGTGAATGGCTCGTCGACCCCGGCGTCGAGATCCCCACGGCTGCCTCACTCATCCACGGGGTCACCACCGAGCGCGCGCGTGCCGAGGGTCAGTCGGCGCCGGCCGCGGTCGTCGAGATCATCACTGCACTGACGGATGCCGCGGCGCGCGGCCTGCCGATCGTCGCCTACAACGCCGCCTACGACCTCACCATCCTCGATCGCGAGGCAGGCCGCTACGGCCTCGCTCCCCTGCCCGTGCCCGGTGCGGTCATCGACCCGCTCGTCATCGACAAGGCCGTCGATCGCTACCGCCGCGGCAAGCGCACCCTCTCCGCCACCGCCGAGCACTACGGGGTGACGCTCGAAGACGCCCACGACGCCGGCGCCGACGCTGTGGCCGCCGGGCGCGTCGCCCAGGCGATCGCCCGTGCCCACCCCGAACTCGCCACGATCGCCGTCGCCGAACTGCATGCCCGCCAGGTCGATTGGTGCCGGGAGCAGGCCGAGAGCTACCAGGCCTGGCGACGGGCCAACGGCGACGCCGAATTCACGACGTCGGGCGCCTGGCCGGTTCGCTGA
- a CDS encoding helix-turn-helix transcriptional regulator — MTPQELESLVLLRRARDLIDREYAKPLDVPTMAERAFMSPAHFSRQFRAAYGETPYSYLMTRRIERAMALLRAGVSVTEACMTVGCTSLGSFSSRFSEIVGETPTAYRSRAHDAVNAMPACVAKTYTRPVRGASSRIEEAGAVAAA, encoded by the coding sequence ATGACTCCGCAGGAGCTCGAGAGCCTCGTTCTGCTGCGTCGCGCCCGCGACCTGATCGATCGCGAGTACGCGAAACCGCTCGACGTTCCGACCATGGCCGAGCGGGCGTTCATGTCACCGGCGCACTTCTCGCGCCAGTTCCGCGCCGCCTACGGCGAGACCCCCTACAGCTACCTGATGACCCGCCGCATCGAGCGGGCGATGGCCCTGCTGCGAGCCGGCGTGAGTGTGACCGAGGCATGCATGACCGTCGGTTGTACGTCGCTGGGCTCGTTCAGCTCGCGGTTCTCCGAGATCGTCGGGGAGACGCCGACCGCGTACCGCAGCCGCGCGCACGATGCGGTCAACGCGATGCCCGCCTGCGTCGCGAAGACGTACACCCGACCGGTTCGGGGCGCTTCGAGCAGGATCGAAGAAGCGGGCGCGGTGGCGGCGGCGTAG
- a CDS encoding VOC family protein yields MTIALQYTNITVNDVDESLAFYRDALGLAVQNDVASGEFRWVTLGSDAQPGLGIVLSEPHAGRSKADGDAMQELLAKGVLPMLVFRSDDVDATFETVRASGAEVLQEPIDQGWGPRDCAFRDPSGNTVRISQAPDA; encoded by the coding sequence ATGACCATCGCACTCCAGTACACCAACATCACCGTCAACGACGTCGACGAGTCGCTCGCGTTCTACCGGGACGCGCTCGGCCTCGCGGTGCAGAACGACGTGGCATCCGGCGAGTTCCGCTGGGTCACCCTCGGCAGCGATGCCCAGCCCGGACTCGGCATCGTGCTCTCGGAGCCGCACGCCGGCCGTTCGAAGGCCGACGGCGACGCCATGCAGGAACTCCTCGCCAAGGGCGTCCTGCCGATGCTCGTGTTCCGCTCCGACGACGTCGATGCGACGTTCGAGACCGTGCGCGCATCGGGCGCCGAGGTGCTCCAGGAACCCATCGATCAGGGCTGGGGTCCGCGGGACTGCGCCTTCCGCGACCCGTCGGGCAACACCGTGCGCATCTCGCAGGCGCCCGACGCCTGA
- a CDS encoding type B 50S ribosomal protein L31: MKTDIHPEYNAIVFRDLASGATFLTRSTATSDKTIELDGETYPVIDVEISSESHPFYTGKQRIMDSAGRVEKFNQRFKNFGK, translated from the coding sequence ATGAAGACCGACATCCACCCCGAGTACAACGCCATCGTCTTCCGCGACCTCGCTTCGGGCGCCACGTTCCTCACCCGTTCGACGGCGACGAGCGACAAGACGATCGAGCTCGACGGTGAGACCTACCCGGTCATCGACGTCGAGATCTCGTCGGAGTCGCACCCGTTCTACACGGGCAAGCAGCGCATCATGGACTCGGCCGGCCGCGTCGAGAAGTTCAACCAGCGCTTCAAGAACTTCGGCAAGTAG